In Quercus robur chromosome 11, dhQueRobu3.1, whole genome shotgun sequence, the following proteins share a genomic window:
- the LOC126704961 gene encoding uncharacterized protein LOC126704961 — translation MNIIIWNCRGALKPSFQSDIRELITKYDPAILVIMETHIGGDRAKEITDRLHFQGAIHIDMIGYAGGLWLLWNADQVEVSNLTCIEQEIHVIVKVISSNLSWLFSAIYASPRFRERCLLWNNLSNVAQTHNLPWIIGGDFNDMLSSDDKFGGRPIIPSKALLFKECLDDCNMADLGFQVPDLLGLIRMTSLL, via the coding sequence ATGAATATCATAATTTGGAACTGTAGGGGGGCTTTAAAGCCTTCCTTTCAATCTGATATCAGAGAATTGATTACTAAGTATGATCCAGCCATTTTGGTGATTATGGAGACCCATATAGGTGGAGACAGAGCCAAGGAGATTACAGATAGGCTGCATTTTCAAGGAGCTATTCACATAGATATGATTGGTTATGCTGGAGGCTTGTGGTTGTTGTGGAATGCTGACCAAGTGGAAGTGTCTAACCTTACATGTATTGAGCAGGAGATTCACGTCATTGTCAAGGTAATTTCCTCAAACTTAAGTTGGCTTTTTTCTGCTATTTATGCTAGCCCTAGGTTTAGGGAGAGATGCCTTTTATGGAATAATCTATCCAATGTTGCCCAAACTCATAATTTACCGTGGATTATTGGTGGTGACTTTAATGACATGCTGTCTAGCGATGACAAGTTTGGTGGCAGGCCTATTATTCCCTCTAAAGCCTTATTGTTCAAGGAATGCTTGGATGATTGCAATATGGCTGATCTTGGATTCCAAGTCCCAGATTTACTTGGACTAATAAGAATGACATCACTTCTTTGA
- the LOC126706211 gene encoding mitotic checkpoint protein BUB3.1: MTAVPAPTPGRELSNPPSDGISNLRFSNHSDHLLVSSWDKSVRLYDASANALRGEFMHGGPVLDCCFHDDSSGFSAGADNTVRRLVFSYNKEDILGRHDAPVRCIEYSYAAGQLITGSWDKTLKCWDPRGASGQERTLVGTYPQPERVYSLSLVGHRLVVATAGRHVNVYDLRNMSQPEQRRESSLKYQTRCVRCYPNGTGYALSSVEGRVAMEFFDPSESSQAKKYAFKCHRKSEAGRDIVYPVNAIAFHPVYGTFATGGCDGYVNVWDGNNKKRLYQYSKYPTSVAALSFSRDGRLLAVASSYTFEEGDKPHEPDAIYVRSVNEIEVKPKPKVYPNTPA, from the exons ATGACAGCTGTCCCAGCGCCGACGCCGGGGCGCGAGCTCTCGAATCCGCCGTCCGACGGCATTTCCAACCTCCGCTTCTCCAACCACAGCGATCATCTCCTCGTCTCCTCCTGGGATAAG AGCGTTCGACTCTACGACGCGAGCGCCAACGCGCTCCGCGGCGAGTTCATGCACGGCGGTCCCGTGCTCGACTGTTGCTTCCACGACGACTCTTCTGGTTTCAGTGCCGGCGCCGATAACACTGTTAGGCG GCTTGTTTTCAGCTACAATAAGGAAGATATTTTGGGAAGGCATGATGCACCTGTGCGTTGTATTGAATACTCTTATGCAGCAG GGCAACTAATCACGGGTAGTTGGGACAAAACTCTGAAGTGTTGGGATCCTAGAGGAGCAAGCGGGCAGGAGCGCACTCTTGTTGGGACATACCCACAGCCGGAGCGTGTTTACTCGCTTTCTCTTGTTGGACATCGTTTAGTTGTAGCAACTGCTGGAAGACATGTAAATGTCTATGATTTGAGAAACATGTCTCAACCTGAACAGCGAAGGGAATCTTCATTAAAATACCAAACTAGATGTGTGCGCTGTTATCCCAATGGAACAG GATATGCGCTTAGTTCTGTTGAAGGCCGAGTAGCAATGGAATTTTTTGATCCTTCAGAGTCTAGTCAAGCCAAAAA GTATGCATTTAAATGTCATAGAAAATCAGAGGCTGGAAGGGACATTGTCTACCCAGTAAATGCCATAGCATTCCACCCTGT ATATGGTACATTTGCAACTGGAGGTTGTGATGGTTATGTGAATGTGTGGGATGGGAATAACAAGAAGAGGCTGTATCAG TACTCAAAATATCCGACAAGTGTTGCAGCACTGTCATTTAGCAGGGATGGCCGCCTGTTGGCAGTGGCATCGAGTTACACATTTGAAGAGGGAGATAAACC TCATGAACCAGATGCTATCTACGTTCGCAGCGTGAATGAAATAGAGGTCAAGCCTAAGCCAAAAGTGTACCCTAATACTCCCGCATAA
- the LOC126706663 gene encoding FAD-linked sulfhydryl oxidase ERV1 produces MSENPLQALFQTFEKISNSVQTHLSNLIGQPHHPSPTTINPLVSLSSPSKSKVNPSNTDSAASLQPKHILDKGKSASPVTKEDLGRATWTFLHTLAAQYPDNPTRQQKKDVKELMTILSRMYPCKECADHFKEVLRANPVQAGSHAEFSQWLCHVHNVVNRSLGKLVFPCERVDARWGKLECEQRACDLLGSTTEFGEEKH; encoded by the exons ATGTCCGAGAATCCATTGCAGGCTCTCTTCCAAACCTTTGAGAAAATCTCAAACTCCGTCCAAACCCATCTCTCCAATCTCATAGGCCAACCTCACCACCCATCACCCACTACCATAAACCCTCTCGTGTCTTTATCTTCCCCTTCCAAATCCAAAGTAAACCCATCAAACACTGACTCTGCTGCCTCTCTCCAACCCAAACACATTCTCGACAAG GGAAAATCTGCTTCACCTGTAACTAAAGAAGATCTTGGAAGGGCCACATGGACTTTTCTTCACACCCTTGCTGCTCAG TATCCGGATAATCCAACAAGGCAACAGAAGAAGGATGTAAAAGAATTA ATGACAATATTATCTCGAATGTACCCTTGCAAGGAGTGTGCAGATCACTTTAAAGAAGTTCTGAG AGCAAATCCTGTACAGGCTGGATCTCATGCTGAATTTTCCCAATGGCTATGTCATGTGCATAATGTTGTCAACAGAAG CCTTGGCAAACTGGTATTCCCATGCGAACGAGTTGATGCAAGGTGGGGTAAGCTGGAGTGTGAGCAGCGTGCATGTGATCTACTGGGCAGTACAACAGAATTTGGGGAAGAAAAACATTAA
- the LOC126705711 gene encoding probable polyamine transporter At3g19553, with protein sequence MGEEGMVSDDNNTAVKKNPKLTVLPLIALIFYEVSGGPFGVEDSVKAGGGPLLSLLGFLIFPLIWSIPEALVTAELSTSFPENGGYVIWISSAFGPFWGFQEGFWKWFSGVMDNALYPVLFLDYLKHSFPIFNQLAARIPALLGITVSLTYLNYRGLHIVGFSAVTLAAFSLCPFVVMGILSIPRIRPKQWLVVDFKKLDWRGYFNSMFWNLNYWDKASTLAGEVENPSKTFPKALFGAVVLVVLSYLIPLLAGTGATNSAPSEWSDGYFAEVGMLIGGYWLKWWIQVAAAMSNMGLFEAEMSGDAFQLLGMSEMGMLPAIFASRSKYGTPTISILCSATGVIFLSWMSFQEILEFLNFLYAIGMLLEFAAFIKLRIKKPDLHRPYKVPLGTFGVTMLCLPPALMLVLVMCLASLKTFLVSGAVIIIGFLLYPTLVHAKDRKWTQFDAEQPPLPINNSMEDHLDESHSQLHREVQGEASVGLLSNLSNSTTKQESSEILLEEDLKSD encoded by the exons atGGGTGAAGAGGGAATGGTCAGTGATGACAACAATACTGCtgtgaaaaaaaatccaaaacttacAGTGCTGCCTCTTATAGCTCTAATTTTCTATGAGGTTTCTGGGGGTCCTTTTGGAGTAGAGGATTCAGTCAAGGCTGGAGGAGGCCCTCTTTTGTCTTTGCTTGGTTTCTTAATATTCCCTTTAATTTGGAGCATTCCTGAAGCTTTAGTGACAGCTGAGCTTTCCACAAGCTTCCCTGAAAATGGTGGATATGTTATTTGGATATCATCAGCTTTTGGGCCTTTCTGGGGGTTCCAAGAGGGATTTTGGAAATGGTTTAGTGGGGTTATGGACAATGCTCTTTACCCAGTTTTGTTCCTCGATTACTTGAAGCATTCATTTCCAATCTTCAACCAATTGGCTGCCAGAATTCCAGCTCTATTAGGAATTACAGTTTCATTGACTTATTTGAATTATAGAGGCCTGCACATTGTTGGGTTTTCTGCAGTTACCCTTGCAGCTTTCTCTCTTTGCCCATTTGTGGTGATGGGTATTCTTTCAATTCCCCGAATAAGGCCTAAGCAGTGGCTAGTTgtagattttaaaaagttggaTTGGAGGGGATACTTCAATAGTATGTTTTGGAATTTGAATTATTGGGATAAGGCAAGTACTCTTGCAGGTGAGGTGGAAAATCCGAGCAAGACGTTTCCAAAGGCGCTTTTTGGGGCTGTGGTTTTGGTGGTTTTATCGTATTTGATTCCACTACTTGCAGGAACAGGTGCTACAAATTCTGCACCTAGTGAGTGGAGTGATGGTTATTTTGCAGAAGTTGGGATGTTGATAGGTGGCTACTGGCTCAAGTGGTGGATACAAGTAGCTGCTGCAATGTCTAACATGGGCTTATTTGAAGCAGAAATGAGTGGTGATGCCTTCCAACTTCTTGGGATGAGCGAGATGGGAATGCTTCCAGCTATATTTGCTTCAAG ATCAAAGTATGGGACGCCCACCATTAGCATTTTGTGCTCTGCTACTGGAGTTATCTTCTTGTCGTGGATGAGTTTTCAGGAAATCTTGgaatttcttaatttcttatatgCTATAGGAATGCTTCTTGAGTTTGCTGCTTTTATAAAATTGAGAATAAAGAAGCCAGATCTTCATAGACCTTATAAAGTTCCATTGGGAACATTTGGGGTGACAATGCTTTGCTTGCCTCCTGCATTGATGCTTGTTCTTGTTATGTGCTTGGCCTCTTTGAAGACATTTTTAGTCAGTGGTGCAGTAATAATCATAGGGTTTTTACTGTATCCTACTTTAGTTCATGCAAAGGATAGGAAATGGACACAATTTGATGCAGAACAACCTCCCTTGCCTATTAATAACTCTATGGAAGACCATTTAGATGAGTCACACTCACAACTGCATCGAGAAGTTCAAGGTGAGGCTTCGGTTGGTCTTCTTTCAAACTTGTCAAATAGTACGACAAAACAAGAATCATCTGAAATTTTATTGGAAGAAGACTTGAAATCAGACTAG
- the LOC126706302 gene encoding uncharacterized protein LOC126706302 encodes MGKMLPNQNFSRIDTAELKALIFRKVGHERAEKYFDQLGSLFSSKVSKSQFDKFCIRTIGRENIPLHNRLVKAILKNACVAKVPPTRGIRKVGSALDVKASNGYQRNCLQSLYGDAFPPSPRKGRSPVNRDRKFKDRPSPLGPHGKPQSVVCEELVSKAQEQQSATELISLGSRPPVEVASVEDGEEVEQMAGSPGVQSRSPVTAPFGISMNLAGARKSLCNVSVCNDYHPETCQNSGELPDTRSLRSRLQRKLEMEGMNVSVDYVNLLNNALDVYLKRLIEPCMGLAVSRGGNNHYKQQNHQFLPGFSQMLPGRYMQREERSAYASMSDFRAAMELNPQILGEDWTIQLEKICLHDSEE; translated from the coding sequence atgggaaaaatgTTGCCCAATCAAAACTTTTCCAGAATTGACACCGCAGAGCTTAAAGCTTTGATATTTAGAAAGGTTGGGCATGAGAGAGCTGAGAAGTACTTTGATCAGCTTGGAAGTTTATTCAGTTCCAAGGTTAGCAAGAGTCAATTTGATAAATTCTGCATTCGGACGATTGGGAGGGAAAATATCCCTCTTCACAACCGGCTTGTAAAAGCAATTCTCAAGAATGCTTGTGTGGCCAAAGTTCCACCAACGAGAGGTATTAGGAAAGTGGGAAGTGCCCTTGACGTAAAAGCTTCAAATGGGTATCAGAGAAATTGTCTCCAATCGCTTTATGGGGATGCCTTTCCTCCTTCTCCTCGCAAGGGAAGGTCACCGGTTAATAGGGATCGCAAGTTTAAGGACCGCCCTAGTCCTCTTGGCCCACATGGGAAACCCCAAAGTGTTGTGTGTGAGGAATTGGTTTCTAAAGCACAAGAGCAGCAAAGTGCGACTGAATTGATTTCTCTTGGTAGCAGACCTCCGGTTGAAGTTGCATCTGTTGAAGATGGTGAAGAGGTTGAACAAATGGCAGGGAGCCCAGGTGTTCAAAGTAGAAGCCCTGTAACAGCTCCATTTGGTATATCCATGAATTTGGCTGGTGCTCGTAAATCTCTTTGTAATGTATCTGTATGTAATGATTATCATCCAGAGACCTGTCAGAACAGTGGTGAGCTACCTGATACAAGATCATTAAGAAGTCGTTTGCAGCGCAAGTTGGAGATGGAGGGCATGAACGTCTCAGTGGATTATGTTAACCTGTTGAATAATGCATTAGATGTGTATTTGAAGAGATTGATTGAGCCATGTATGGGTTTAGCAGTGTCAAGGGGTGGAAATAATCACTATAAACAACAAAACCATCAATTCCTTCCAGGTTTTAGTCAGATGTTACCTGGTAGATACATGCAAAGAGAAGAAAGATCTGCTTACGCATCCATGTCTGATTTTCGTGCTGCTATGGAATTGAATCCCCAAATACTTGGAGAAGATTGGACCATACAGCTTGAGAAGATTTGCTTGCATGATTCTGAAGAATGA
- the LOC126704962 gene encoding uncharacterized protein LOC126704962: MESDSEVENLKEGFATVKLSKEFKNHIRAPWFGALIFKVFGRTVGFNYLHSKLMALWKQAGRMDCVDLGCDFFLMRFSLKEDHDLVLKKGPWFIKEHFLSIRPWEPNFDPDSANIASVAVWVRLPKLPIEYYDAEALQVIGKAIGSVLRIDTHTATESRGRFARLCVQVDTTKPLINTILIGKLHQTVVYEGISKLCFSCGQVGHRQDQCQYTVKPPMAVTSDMDNGSHRDSGIGHDRNPGDSHAPGTEDNIHSKHPDEDVYGP, from the coding sequence ATGGAATCGGATTCTGAAGTTGAAAACCTCAAAGAGGGTTTTGCAACTGTTAAACTTTCAAAGGAGTTCAAGAATCATATCAGAGCTCCCTGGTTCGGTGCTCTCATTTTTAAAGTCTTCGGCAGGACAGTGGGATTCAATTATTTGCACTCAAAACTCATGGCCTTATGGAAGCAGGCAGGCAGAATGGACTGTGTTGATTTGGGGTGTGATTTCTTCTTAATGAGGTTCTCTCTCAAGGAAGATCATGATCTGGTTCTTAAGAAAGGTCCATGGTTTATTAAAGAACACTTTCTCTCCATTAGACCGTGGGAGCCAAATTTTGATCCTGATTCTGCAAACATTGCTTCAGTAGCAGTTTGGGTTAGACTTCCCAAACTCCCGATTGAATATTATGATGCTGAAGCCTTACAGGTAATCGGCAAAGCTATTGGCTCTGTTCTTCGCATTGACACTCACACAGCCACCGAATCGAGAGGCCGATTTGCGAGGCTCTGTGTGCAGGTGGACACTACAAAGCCTCTAATAAACACTATTTTGATTGGGAAATTGCATCAGACCGTTGTCTATGAAGGTATTAGCAAACTTTGCTTCTCCTGTGGCCAAGTGGGCCACCGCCAAGATCAATGCCAGTATACGGTTAAGCCGCCGATGGCTGTCACATCAGATATGGATAATGGGTCCCACAGAGATAGTGGAATTGGTCACGACAGAAATCCAGGTGATAGTCACGCTCCTGGCACTGAAGATAATATTCACTCTAAGCACCCAGATGAGGATGTGTATGGCCCTTAG